The genomic DNA TTGGTTTTAAATGAGAAAAAAACCACTTTCGAGAAAGTAATAGTGTTTGTTCATCAAGTTCTACTTTCCCTACAGTGGCTAAAAGACTTCGATTCTTTATTAAGTAGCTTTGCAAAGCAGATTTAATTTTACCACTAATCTTAATTTTGCTTCCGAAATCTAGTTTTGATACTCCATTTTTATTTACGATACGAGTATAAACTTCAGCTTTATTGGGATTATAATGATACAATTCTTCCCTTAATATCTGAGTATCATTAAATATTATTTTATAATCAAATCGCATTTCATGATAGAATGATATTTCAAAAACAGAAGCATTATTTCTTGAGGTATGATCGAAGGCAAAGGCAGATCGATAAATTTTATCTTCTTTCTTTTGTTCATCAGTTATAACAATATCACGTAAATGCTTCATTGAAATTAATAAATTTGTTTTACCCGAAGCATTTGCACCGAATATGCCAGCCATTTTTAGAATTTTATATTTACCCAAAGTTTCTATATAGAAATTTTCTTGATTCTTGTCTGAATTGGCAATGAAAGAAATTGTCTCTTTCTCTTTGAAAGAGAGATAATTTGTGACACTGAAACTTAATATCATAATACTTCCTTAATTTATATGGTCAAAATGTAATTTAGTAAAAATAGCTGTCAATATATTTATTGAATCAAATATGCAAATAAATTGCAAATAATGATGGTAAACTAAATTTAATGAGGAGTTTTTAGAAATCTTCGATAAGCCAGATGTAGTATTTTGGCTTTGATGTATTAGTGAGATCGGTTGCCCAGGAGATATCAAATTTCAGGACGAAGTAACCCATGTTCATCCGAGGACCGAACCCGAACCCCATTTTGGGATCTACCAATGTACCTTTTGTTGAGAATTTAAAATCATCACCTTTATTCCAGACTGCCCCGAGATCAACAAAGGCAGAACCACGAATTCCATAAAGTCTGATCGGCAGGGGGAATGCGAGAGAGAGATTATCAATGAGAGGGAATCTAAATTCTGTGCTTAACAGGATTTTATTTTTACCGGTGAGTTCATCATCATCGAATCCGCGCACACCGTAGAAACCTGCCAAGTCAAATTCACTGGAAATATCACCATCAATCCAACCCGCAAGAAAGCGGTTTGCCCAGGCATATCGTTTAGCAAAAAAGAAATATTTACGAAGATCGGTATAAGCAGAGGAATATGATTCATCAGTGGAGAAGGCATGTCTGAGATTTAGATAACCCTTCCAGCCGGAAACAGGACCAACGTTGCCATAAAGCGAGTTATCATGAATGAAGCTGATCTGGGGTGCCAGCATCCATGCTTCTTCATTTGTATTAAGTCCTAAGTCATCGGGCAGAGTTTCTTCTATCCATTCATTGTGATAATCATCCCACCAGTCTCGATATATCTGCTGATGTAAAAAGGCGACTTGAAGTTCTGTGCGCCAATATTTATCAAAGGGATGAATGAATGCGCCAAAAAAACCTAGCTGACAAGTACGTTTTCGGAAATAATCATTGGAAATATTATTATCATAATAGATTTGATAGATGGTTTCATCATTAAGGTAGAAAACTCCACCACCGTAATCATTTCTGTGTTCCAAGTTCAAATATTGCAGCAGGATAGATGAATTTTCGATACTGCCAGTAATATTCAGGCTGGTATAAACTGAGTGATTTCCTAGTATATCTGAAGCCCAGAGGTCCAGCATGGCATAAGTTCCCGAGGAGCCGTATGCAAGTCCACCCCATAAGTAATCTACTTTCAGCTTTGTTTTATAGGGAGCAATCTCTGGCTCATTGGGTAACTCAGGCATGCGATCTATCTGGCGATTATATTCCACGATAGTAGTATCAGGGCCAAAATCAATATCAATGTCATACATTTTTGCCAGTTCAGGATCAATCTTGCTTTTGGAACTGCGTTTTTTAAAGGCAAGATTGGTTTTGCCAAAATTGCGGATACGGTCAATATCGAACATTTCCCAGAAATCATCATTGAATTCAACCTGCATCGGGAATTCATAATCAGTCCACACAAGGCTATCAAGAGGAGCGGAGATTTGATATATATCCCAGGCACCATTATAGAAGCAGGAAAGAATTAGATTTTCGTCTTCAGGACTAAGGTCAAAGCTAAGAACCCCCGAGATGAGACTGGTTACCTGAGCCTGAGCAGCATTGATGATATCGACGATTTTAATATTTGCTACCTGATCTTCATGTGAAATATAGAGGATCTGAGAAGAATCAGAATTCCATTCGGGATTATAGCAATCGCTGCTGCTGTGGGTAACCTGATAGAATTTAGTAAGGTTCAGATCATAATAATAGATATTCTGGATACAATTATCAAAGATATGGATTTTATCCTGAGCGGTGATAGGAATGCGTTCTGAATAGAAGGCGATTTTTGTGCCATCAGGTGACCAGCGAGGTGCTCCATCATAATAGCGATCATCAGTTAATCTTTGCAGGTTTGCAGTTTTCAGGTCATAGACAAAGATGTCTGAATCTGTGTCTTTGATGCCACTGAAGACAATTTTATTACCATCAGGTGAAATATCAATTTCGTGAATCACTTTGACAGAATCAAATTTTATGGTTCTGATAATATCACCACTATCAGTATCCAGACAATATATGCGGTCACCAAAAGAAGTATTGGCAGCAAAGGCAATAGTGGTGCTATCGGGGAACCAGGCGATATTATTTTTCTTAAAATGAAATTCTTCTATTTTGCCATTAACTCCGCTGCGTATAAGCTGAGTAGTTTTTTCCAGATCAAGCCTGTCTTTAAGGAAAATAGCATCAGTGATTTTTTTATTGGAAAACCAGGTATAGTGTATACCATCAGGCGACCAGCGGGGTGCCATATTCATAGAAGAGCCATCTTTTTCTGAGAAAGTGAGTTTTTCGCAGGCTTCATCAGGTGCCTGGTAGTCATTATAGATCTGGAAGTATTTGCGTTTAAGATAGTTTTCCCAGCGAGTTTGCAGGTCAATAAAGGTTAAATTGAAGATCTTTTTGGTAAAGTTATCAGATTTTGTTATTCTGGCAGAGTAAAAAATTTCCATAACTTTATCTCTACCATATTCATCTTCAATAAATTTAAGGAATGATTCACCTTCGCGATAAGCATAATATCCACCTACTTCATTGAGATTGATCAGGTTATTATTATAGATCAAATCCATAATGAACATGTTATTATAAACGCTTTGACCGTTAACGGAGATAAATTCCGGTAATCCTTCAGAAAGCCAGAAGGGAAGTGAGCGAGTAGACATTCTGCTGCTGTAGGAAGATGAGAGTTCATTAACATAGGCATGCGTTAATTCGTGGATAAGAGTGGATTCCATTTCGCGATAGCTGCCCGAAAAAGGCATTACCACACGATTTTGCATACTTTCAGTGAAGCCACCAACACCTTCAGAGAGCAGGTTTGAGATGACATTGGTTGCCTCAAAATCTTCGTGTGAATTATAGAAAATTATCGGTATCCGCTGTTTAATGGGAGTGCGGAAATCATCTCTCAGATAATAATAAGCTTCTTCTGCACAAAGGGCTACTATCTTGCCAAAATTATTATCATCACTGGGAT from Candidatus Stygibacter australis includes the following:
- a CDS encoding BamA/TamA family outer membrane protein, which gives rise to MKKSLFLFLYLLISLSLSAQYYGKNKIQAEKTNWNKIQTMHFDIYYPSDDNNFGKIVALCAEEAYYYLRDDFRTPIKQRIPIIFYNSHEDFEATNVISNLLSEGVGGFTESMQNRVVMPFSGSYREMESTLIHELTHAYVNELSSSYSSRMSTRSLPFWLSEGLPEFISVNGQSVYNNMFIMDLIYNNNLINLNEVGGYYAYREGESFLKFIEDEYGRDKVMEIFYSARITKSDNFTKKIFNLTFIDLQTRWENYLKRKYFQIYNDYQAPDEACEKLTFSEKDGSSMNMAPRWSPDGIHYTWFSNKKITDAIFLKDRLDLEKTTQLIRSGVNGKIEEFHFKKNNIAWFPDSTTIAFAANTSFGDRIYCLDTDSGDIIRTIKFDSVKVIHEIDISPDGNKIVFSGIKDTDSDIFVYDLKTANLQRLTDDRYYDGAPRWSPDGTKIAFYSERIPITAQDKIHIFDNCIQNIYYYDLNLTKFYQVTHSSSDCYNPEWNSDSSQILYISHEDQVANIKIVDIINAAQAQVTSLISGVLSFDLSPEDENLILSCFYNGAWDIYQISAPLDSLVWTDYEFPMQVEFNDDFWEMFDIDRIRNFGKTNLAFKKRSSKSKIDPELAKMYDIDIDFGPDTTIVEYNRQIDRMPELPNEPEIAPYKTKLKVDYLWGGLAYGSSGTYAMLDLWASDILGNHSVYTSLNITGSIENSSILLQYLNLEHRNDYGGGVFYLNDETIYQIYYDNNISNDYFRKRTCQLGFFGAFIHPFDKYWRTELQVAFLHQQIYRDWWDDYHNEWIEETLPDDLGLNTNEEAWMLAPQISFIHDNSLYGNVGPVSGWKGYLNLRHAFSTDESYSSAYTDLRKYFFFAKRYAWANRFLAGWIDGDISSEFDLAGFYGVRGFDDDELTGKNKILLSTEFRFPLIDNLSLAFPLPIRLYGIRGSAFVDLGAVWNKGDDFKFSTKGTLVDPKMGFGFGPRMNMGYFVLKFDISWATDLTNTSKPKYYIWLIEDF